The genomic stretch AGAGCAAGTTAGTGACTAAGCTCATTAATAAACTAATGTACGATGGGAAAAAGAGCATCGCTCAAAAGGCATGCTACAGAGCTTTTGAGATAATCCGCGAAAAAACAGGAAAGGATCCATTGGAAGTTTTCCATGAAGCGTTGAAAAACGTGATGCCGGTCCTTGAGGTTAGACCTCGTAGGGTAGGCGGTGCTACCTACCAGGTGCCTATAGAAGTGCCCGAGCACAGGCGAATTTCTTTAGGTATTCGTTGGCTCGTGGAGTATGCCCGCGAGCGCAATGACAAGAAGACTATCCAAGAAAAATTAGCCGCAGAGATAATGGATGCTGCCAACGGGACGGGCGGTGCGGTGAAGAAGAAGGACGAAACTCATAGGATGGCTGAAGCCAACAGGGCTTTTGCCCACTACCGGTGGTAATACGAGCTATTGTGGGTCTTTTTTGCCATTTTATACAGAAAGGGGTGTAGCAAATGCCTAGACAGATTCCGCTGAACAGATTGAGGAATATAGGTATAATGGCTCATATAGACGCCGGGAAGACCACTACCACCGAAAGAATCCTCTTTTACACTGGGAAAGTGCATAAACTTGGCGAAGTTCACGAAGGTACCGCTACAATGGACTGGATGGTGCAGGAACAGGAAAGGGGCATAACTATAACTTCGGCTTCCACGACCTGCTACTGGAAGGATCACCAGATTAATATCATAGATACGCCAGGCCACGTGGATTTCACCGTAGAAGTAGAGCGGTCCCTGCGCGTGCTTGATGGGGCTGTGGCGGTTTTCTGCGCAAAAGGCGGTGTTGAACCCCAGTCCGAGACTGTATGGCGGCAGGCGGATAAGTACCATGTTCCGCGGATAGCGTATGTGAACAAGATGGATATAATCGGTGCTGACTTTTATAATGTTGTAAAACAGATTAAGGAAAGATTAGGGGCGAATCCTGTACCGATACAGGTGCCTATAGGGTGCGAGAATGAATTCAGAGGAATAGTGGACCTCGTCGGTATGAGGGCTTATATCTATACTAACGATTTGGGGACGGATATTCAGGTTACAGAAATC from Caldanaerovirga acetigignens encodes the following:
- the rpsG gene encoding 30S ribosomal protein S7, with amino-acid sequence MPRKGHVVRRDVPEDPIYKSKLVTKLINKLMYDGKKSIAQKACYRAFEIIREKTGKDPLEVFHEALKNVMPVLEVRPRRVGGATYQVPIEVPEHRRISLGIRWLVEYARERNDKKTIQEKLAAEIMDAANGTGGAVKKKDETHRMAEANRAFAHYRW